GATTTGGTGGCATTGAACCACCAGGTATAGTTGCTTCAGTTCGTAACGCAACAGTATGCATAACTTTCACAGCTTTCAGAGGGAATCTGGAAGGATAtgaatttcaattttgattatttttaaaGCATAAAGCATAGTTTCATATGGAATTTACACCCAAAATGGACACCTGAAGAAAAAATAACGTACTTTCCATGAGCTGTCTCTCCAGAAAGCATGATTCCATCAGACCCCTCACGAACTGCAATGGCGATGTCAGATACCTCTGCTCTGGTTGGAGTTGGATGAACAATCATGCTTTCTAGCATGTTTGTTGCCACAATAACAGCTTTCCCCATGCTTCGGCATAGTCTGATAATCTCTTCCTACAATTTGAAATAGAAATTATGGGGCTTCATAAGTTCATAATAGTACAATTGCCACAAACAATGGTGCCATCCTGTCATCACTCTAACAAACAAATTTACCTGCAAAAGAGGAACTTCCTCAATAGGGAGCTCTGCACCAAGGTCTCCTCTTGCAACCATTGCCTAAATAAGAGAATAACATTTTACCGTCAGCAGATAAATTATGGATGATTAGACTATTATTATACCAACTCTGATCTCAGAATTCCTGTTATATCAACCAACACTAAATTGATTTTCCAAACCAAACAAGTTATAGATGTAAAATGCACAACCAATAACTCATATATCCTTGCAGTCAGATGCATTAACACATTAAACCACATCAAATTTGACAAACAAAACCATATTAAAAGGGCTGATGGAAGCACGCAAATAGAAGATAAAAGGGCTGCCAGTTACCAATAACATGAATTATTCTCCAAATCAAGAGATTGGAAATGGTAATATCATTATATTGCATTCATCATCAAGCTcaacattttctttttaaattgcTTCGTTAAATTCTAGATTAGCGGGTAAATCATAACTACATCCAAATTCCAAGAGCTccatccaatttatcaacaccCCAAAAATGTTATGCAAAGTTTTGGTTTATTACCCCATCTGATGCTGTGATGATGGAATGCAAATTTGGGATAGAATCTGCACTTTCAATTTTTACAATTACATGTATATCTGCACCACAGCCTGCAATAATCCATGAACAGAAGGAAAAACATCAAGAACTTTAAACTTAGCAAGTTTATTGCAAATAAGagatattttaattttgtatgtGAAGGTGCTGAACAAATGTTACTTTGGAGATAATTCTTCAATTCATGAACAACTTGTGCATCTTTAACAAAGGAAACTGCATAGAAGTCAACTCCGTTGTCTACTCCAAATTTTATGTCATCCCAATCCTTTTCTGCAGGAAAACATTGTCAACAAAGAAACCAACCATCTTAGAGCCAAACAAaggaaatatattatatatgggTAAGCTTTAGAGTATAACTGAATGGTGTAAAAAGGAATTTAAGGCCCAACCAGTGATAGAAGGCAAAGTTGCACTTTTTCCTCTAACATTTAGATGACGCCTAGACTTGAGTTCTCCTCCATCAATAACTTCGCATAATACTGATTCTTCTGTCTTAGATTTCACCTGTAGTGACATCATACCACCTACACCATAGATCGagaattaaaatatatacacacacactaCAAGAAACCTTCGTCcttgttcaaaaaaaattgcaaaagaAAAGAgggaaaaaaggaaagaaaaaggaaatcaACCTTTtttcagaaaaagaaaaagaaaaccttCCTCTTCTATACATTTAAGACACTAAGACTAGCAAAAACTCACAAACTCAAGATGGGATAGAGAGAAAAGTAGCTTTCTCTTGCAAGTAGATTAATGCCaaatacatacatacatatatagaTACACACAGCCCAGAGACTCTTCATTTGCTCAGAAATACATAGGCCACAGGGAATTGTGAAAATCCAGCTAGTCCATCCTTCAACCATTGCCCATTATGCAAATGTAGAAAAATTACTATAATAGAAAACACTGTGTTGCATACCATCAACAAGAAGCATGTCACCAGCCTCCACATCGTTAACAAAATCATCATAGTTAACGCTAACGCAATCACTGGTACCAACCCCCCTGCGTATTGTGAAAGTAAATTCCTGTCCAGGTGCTAACATGATTGGTTGAGGCAAGTCACCACTCCTAACTTCAGGGCCCTGGTAACAGAAAAAAGTCAAAAAACAGAAGTATAAGGCAATCACATATAAAAGGCACATTACACTTATGTGCTTATGTATCTAATAATACATGCGTGTTTGCAATTGTAGGATAATTCGGAGATTTCCACTAAAAAATGCATCACAGAGAATTCATTCTGTGTGCCACCTTTATTTACTAGACAGTTTACTACCATTATGGCATTAGAAAATAGAGAGTTCTTCATTAATTCATTTGCTTATGGGACTCCATTGTTATAAAAGGATAATATGGAAACCATAAACAGCTGCCCAGACAAAAGCATGTGGCAAGTATATAGGAGAAGTGCACATGGTAACTCCATTAAAAAGAAATGAGATTTCAAATGTCAGAAACAGTCCCAATAAAAGTGAAAATGCCTAGTAGATCAGACAATATAGCACTTTAAGTATGATTTACGAAGCAAAAAATCAACAAGAGGTGACCTTACCTTGGTATCAAGCATGATTGCTATAACATTGTCTTTTGACTGTGCATTATATTCTTTAACTAAGTCAATAACTTTCTGATGAGATGCATGATCTCCATGGGACATATTCATTCGAGCAACATTCATTCCAGCCTCTGCTAATTTCCATATCATTTCTTTTGTGTTGGTTGAAGGACCAATGGTGCAAACAATCTTTGTTTTGCGTCTAACTACAGGCTTGGACCACATACCCACTGATGTGTCGCCTGATTGTTGTAAATGCAGAACTTGCTCGTCTCTCTGAAAAAAGAAATGCGCATTTTTCTTAATTGCCAAACTAGCATAATATGGGAGGGGGGACACTTTGTGGTCATGGCTGGTCTGAGTGTGACATTGACACAATCATTTCACAAGTAACTCAAAAAATGTCATAAATTGAACGAGTAAAGCAGTGAGGGATAAATTACAAGCATCAAGCAAATTGTCAAATACACACAAATACTAAGCAGTAACGGAAATAACTTCAAGCTTGGCCTAATCACTCTTTCAATCTTTTCCATTGCCAATTGACTAATTAAATAACACTACAAACTAAATTATCGCATCGACAAGAACCATTAGACGAAAGCAAGCTAAGCACATTACTTCCTCGGTTACCAACTGGCTAAAATCAAAAGAAATCGAGATCTAAGCTGGTCTAGTAATCAGgcattttcaaaaataaaaaataaaaaacaaagtattgCCAGAGCAGAGAAGTACAGACCAGTGGCACATCCTCAGGAGAAACAGGAATAACTTGAGGCCCGGCACTTGTAGATCTCTGAGCAGCCGCAATTTGAGTGCTTCTACGAACAATAGTAAGACTATTCTTCTTCCTCTTGCTCTCCTCAAGTGTGAGAATCCTGGAAGAAAAACTCGAAGGCTTAAGTTTATCGACTCGGTCTAGTAAAGATCCAGAGGTAGGACATAGCGGCGAATTGTGAATAGATCGAGTAGCCACAACTTGAGCCATTGAAGAACAAAATTGAAAATGGAGATAGAGAGAATTTCAAAGAGCTATGTTAGATTAGAACAAAGGAGAATCTGTTTATTAATGGTGATTGAAGAGAAGCACAAAGAAGAGAAGTTGGAGAAATCGCCGTTTTATTGGGCGGAAGCTCTGAAGGAGGGAAGGAGGGAGAGCTTAGTTTGTATCGAAATCTTACTAGTATATTAGTAGCATTTTTTATGGGGGGTTTTTGGAAGCTTATTTGTTACAATAGTCAAAGCGGCGGCgttttggttttgattttgctttttttttattcgaTTTTTATTTGCATGGAAAACACATTGAATTGAAATTCCTACCAAATTCCTCCCTCCTCCTCAACCGCTTGCGTGTCGCttgatttatttcattttaaacaaaaaGGGAAGTGaaatttttcttctttctcataaaaatgaatatatatatataattaatggtATCTTATATCAGtgttatttaaaaatatatttttataaatattaattttattaagaaaactattaattatatttaaagtaaataGTTTATTAGTTTTTGAGTTTGTAcatgttattattatattagtcattaaaaaaaaatatattaacaaCAATTAAAAGAGAAATAAATAGTCAAACTTTCAACTAAATTGTCAACAAATTCGGACTATAACTAATCTGTGCAAACTGCTATATAATCATATATAAGAAAACATATGGTTTGCTCTCTTTAGTattcaaataaattattatgGTATTAGAACAGGAAGGTCCAAAATTCTTAAAATGATTTACCCACGTTATGCTCACATTATGACTAGAAAAGAAACAAGCAAATCTCTAGAAGTATCTGCTACACTTACTAGCCTCCGGAAAGGTTACCGTCTATAATGATTTGAAACTAATGATCAGTCATATTGAGAGGATCTACTGGGCAAATGACACACTATAGGGTGTGGATCTAGGTCCCTTCCCTCCAACATTCGAACAACGAAAATACATGGCGGTAGCCATCGACTACTTCATTAAATGGGTAAAGGTAGAAGCCTTGAGTATCATCTTTACGGCCAGCTCATATCCTTCTTATAGGGTTGCATCCTGAATCGATTTGGCGTCCCACATTCCTTCCTCACTAACAATTACAAACAATTTGAATGTGCCTTTATTCATAATTTTTACGAGCAATAGGGAACCCAATTACGATCCACTATGGTATCACGCCAATGGAGCAATGAGTTAACAAAGATCACGCACAATTGTGCGACATCAAAGCACGCTTTATATAAAGGAAATAGTTGTGTCGATCACCTCTTATTGATCCTCTAGTCATATCGGATCCCACACAGACACGAGGAAGACACATTTCTTCCTTATTTATGGCGCAAAGTCAAAGCCCCTAGATGAAGTCACTCTTTATTCTTTATGGGTAGAGAAGTATGAAGACTCCATTAATAAATTATCACTTAGAGACGCCACCAAAAGCATCGAGGAATTCAGGCCTTGCTATTTTTTGTGGTcactttttttaaataaaaggtTGCCCGATACTATAACCAACACGTATGTGTCTGACAGTTTCAAGTCAAACAGTTGGAGTTGAGAAACACAATGGCTTTTCAGTCACCACTCAATAAAGGAAAGTTAGGGCATAACTGGGAAGGCACCAACATTATCTCGAAAACTCTATTACACGGAGCCTATAAGTTGTCCACCCTAGAATGAGCACCACTAGATAATACTTGTAATGTACAAACCGTTAGGCaatattatcaataaaaatgatTCTTATTCTTCACAATTGTACATTTCTTACATTTACTTATATATAGCATTGATGCACAACGGATTTTCTATAAGCACTAGAAACTGCTATTAGATACGTGGAAACCTTATAACTACAAGTAATCATTAAGAAATATGACTATTGGCAAAAATAGCTAAGTCAGCCCGTTATTGGAAATAAGGGTGATTAGGTAACGAGAACCGACATATGCGCCCTACAAATTTTCATTCTTAAAATCCTACACAACGATTGGTGACAACATCCAGTGCAAATACTTTAAACGTTGGTAATTCATCTAAAAAACCCACATACCTTAAGGTATCAACACCTAGTGGACACTTCGCAAACGTAGTTGACTCGAAAAACCAATGTATGCACACCAACTAGT
The DNA window shown above is from Euphorbia lathyris chromosome 1, ddEupLath1.1, whole genome shotgun sequence and carries:
- the LOC136224458 gene encoding plastidial pyruvate kinase 2; translated protein: MAQVVATRSIHNSPLCPTSGSLLDRVDKLKPSSFSSRILTLEESKRKKNSLTIVRRSTQIAAAQRSTSAGPQVIPVSPEDVPLRDEQVLHLQQSGDTSVGMWSKPVVRRKTKIVCTIGPSTNTKEMIWKLAEAGMNVARMNMSHGDHASHQKVIDLVKEYNAQSKDNVIAIMLDTKGPEVRSGDLPQPIMLAPGQEFTFTIRRGVGTSDCVSVNYDDFVNDVEAGDMLLVDGGMMSLQVKSKTEESVLCEVIDGGELKSRRHLNVRGKSATLPSITEKDWDDIKFGVDNGVDFYAVSFVKDAQVVHELKNYLQSCGADIHVIVKIESADSIPNLHSIITASDGAMVARGDLGAELPIEEVPLLQEEIIRLCRSMGKAVIVATNMLESMIVHPTPTRAEVSDIAIAVREGSDGIMLSGETAHGKFPLKAVKVMHTVALRTEATIPGGSMPPNLSQAFKNHMSEMFAYHATMMSNTLGTSIVVFTRTGFMGILLSHYRPTGTIFAFTNEKRVQQRLALYQGVCPIYMQFSDDAEETFANALSVLKHQGMVIEGEEVALLQSGRQPIWRFQSTHNIQVRKV